From the Kribbella sp. CA-293567 genome, the window CACCAAACAGCGGATCCTGCACGTCACGCTGCCTGGCCTGCGGCCGGTTTTCGCGATCCTGTTCGTGCTGGCCGCCGTCCGGGGGTTCCGCAGCTTCACCGAGGTCTTCCTGCTCACCAACGGCGGGCCGAACGGCTCGACCGAGGTCGTGATGACCCTGATCTACAAACTGGGGCTGGAACAGAACCGGCTGGGAGTGGGGTCGGCCGGTGCCGTCCTGCTCTTCGTCGCCACCCTGATCCTGACCGTCTGCGTCCAGTTGCTGCGTAAGAGGAGGGCCGTATGAGCGCCGCCACCGAGACCGCGCTCGGTCTCACCGAGAGCAAGGGCGCCGTCGCCAAGGCCGTGAAGTTCGTCGTGTACGCCGGCCTGTTCGTGGTCTTCGCCGGCCCGCTGCTGGCGCTGCTGGTGAGCTCGTTCAACCACGTGTCCGACCCGACCCAGCTGAGCATCGTGCCGAAGAGCCCGACGCTGGACAACTTCCGGATCGCCTTCGACCACGGAGTGCTGAAGTACCTGTTCAACTCGTTCTTCGTGGTCGGCTTCGGGCTGCTGCTCCAGGTCGCCGTCTCGGTTCTTGCCGGCTACGCCCTGGCCCGCAAGATCTTCCCCGGAATGACGCTGGTGATGGTCGCCATCCTGGCCACGATGATGCTGCCCGAGGAGATCCTGGCGCTGCCGTTGACGCTGGTCCTGGCCGACCTGCCGCTGGTGCACCTCAACCTGATGGGCACGCTGGCCGGCATGATCGTGCCGCTGGGCGCCTGGGCGTTCTCGATCCTGGTGATGACCGAGTTCATGAAGGACGTCCCGAAGGAGCTCGAGGAGGCGGCCCGGATCGACGGCGCCGGCGAGTTCCGGATCTTCGCGCAGATCATCCTGCCGCTGTGCAAGCCGGCCCTCGGCGTGATCGGTGTCTTCGGTTTCACGATGATCTGGGACCAGTACCTGCTGCCGTTGCTGGTGGCCACCAACTCCGACTCGTACACGCTGCCGCTGGCGTTGCGGACGCTGCGCATCGACCCGGTCGTCACGCCCGGCGTGGTGATGGCCGCCTCGTTGCTCGCGCTGCTGCCGTCGGTGATGGTGTTCCTGTTCTTCCAGCGCTCGTTCGCCCGCGGTCTGACCGCCGGCGCCCTGAAAGGCTGATTGCGATGTCCAACGCCTGGTTCCGGCACGACCGGTTCGGCATGTTCGTCCACTGGGGTCTTTACGCGCTGCCGGCCCGGCACGAGTGGGTGAAGAACCGCGAGCGGATGACCGACGAGCAGTACGCCCGGTACTTCGAGCACTTCGACCCGGATCTCTACGACCCGCGTGAGTGGGCCAGGTCGGCACGCAACGCCGGCATGCGGTACGTCGTACTGACGACCAAGCACCACGACGGTTTCTGCCTGTGGGACAGCGCGTTGACCGACTACAAGGTGACCAACACGCCGTACGGGCGGGACCTGCTGCAGCCGTTCGTCGATGCGTGCCGGGCCGAGGGGCTGAACGTCGGCTTCTACCATTCGCTGATCGACTGGCACCACCCGTCGTTCCCGGTCGACGGGCTGCACCCGCAGCGCGACGACGAGAACTACAAGGCGCAGGCAGCCGGTCGGGACCTGGCGGAGTACCGGGAGTATCTGCACGGTCAGGTCAGGGAGTTGCTGACCGGCTTCGGCCAGATCGACTACCTCTTCTTCGACTTCTCGTACGCCGGCCGCTCGCACACCTGGGGCGGCAAGGGCGCTGAGGAGTGGGGTGCCGCGGAGCTGCTCGCGATGGTCCGCGAGTTGCAGCCCGACATCCTGGTCAACGACCGGACCGGGCTGCCCGGCGACTTCGTGACGCCGGAGCAGTACCAGCCCGCCGGGCCGATGGCAGGCCCTGACGGGCCGATCGCGTGGGAAGCGTGCCAGACGCTCAACGGGAGCTGGGGCTACGACCGGGACAACTTCGACTACAAGACTCCGGACCTGCTGATCCGGATGCTGATCGACGGTGTCTCCAAGGACGGCAATCTGCTGCTGAACGTGGGACCGAACGGACGCGGTCGAATCGATCCGTCGGCCGAGGCCACGCTCGCCGCGATCGGCGAGTGGATGCGGCTGCACGAGCGGTCGATCCGGGGGTGCGGCGCATCGGCGTTCGTCGCGCCACCGGACTGCCGCTACACCCAAGCCGGTGACCGGCTCTATCTGCACCTGCTCAGCTGGCCGTTCAAGCACGTGCATCTGCCCGGACTCGCCGGCCGGGTCGGCTACGCGCAACTGCTGTCGGACGCTTCGGAGATCCAGTTGGTCGAGCCCGACCCGAGCCGGTTGCACGAGAACACCCAGCCGGGCGGTCAGCCGCCCGGCACGCTCACCCTCCAACTGCCGGTACGCCGCCCCGAGGTCGCCGTACCCGTCATCGAGTTGTTCCTGACTCCATCCGCCTGAGCTGCATCCGCCCGACTGGAGAACTCATGAACCGCCGCAAGTTCATCACCGCCGGCACTGTCGCTGCCGGACTGGCTGGAGTGTCGTTGACCGCAGGACTGCCCGCCTCCGCGCGTTCCCTGGACCGCCGGTACGTCCGATCGCTCGACGAGCTGCAGCGTGCGCTCGCGACCGCGGGCCCGGGCACTCTGATCACCGTTGCCAACGGCCACTACCCGGTCCCGGCCGGTACGCCGATCGCGATCACCGGCAAGCGCGGCACGCCGAGCCGGCCGATCACCGTCCGGGCGGAGTGCCCCGGTGGAGTGGTGCTGACCGGGGAGCAGAGTTTCGTCCTGACCGGGTCGTCGGACCTCACTCTGAGCGGGTTCGCGTTCCGGCAGAGCACCACGCTGGAGGTGCCGCCGGACTGCAAGCGGATCCGCCTCACCCGCAACGACTTCCAGCTGGCCGATGTCGAGGGCCTGCACTGGCTGATGGTCCGGGCCGACCACTCGACCGTCGACCACAACGCCTTCCACGGCAAGACCACGCTGGGCATCTACCTCGGCATCGAGGGCGCCGGCACCGACGCGATGGCCACCGGCGTCCACGTCTACCGCAACCACTTCAGCGACCACAGCTTCCCCGGCGACAACGGCGGTGAGCCGATCCGGCTCGGCGTCAGCCCGCGGGCACTGTCGACGGCCGGTGCCGTGGTCGAGTTCAACCTGTTCGAGCGCGCCAACGGCGACCCCGAGGCGATCTCGGTGAAGTCGTCGGGCAACGTGATCCGGCACAACACGATCCGCGACAGCCTGGGCGGGATCGTGCTGCGGCACGGCAACGCGAACCGGGTCGAGGGCAACTACCTGCTGT encodes:
- a CDS encoding polysaccharide lyase 6 family protein — its product is MNRRKFITAGTVAAGLAGVSLTAGLPASARSLDRRYVRSLDELQRALATAGPGTLITVANGHYPVPAGTPIAITGKRGTPSRPITVRAECPGGVVLTGEQSFVLTGSSDLTLSGFAFRQSTTLEVPPDCKRIRLTRNDFQLADVEGLHWLMVRADHSTVDHNAFHGKTTLGIYLGIEGAGTDAMATGVHVYRNHFSDHSFPGDNGGEPIRLGVSPRALSTAGAVVEFNLFERANGDPEAISVKSSGNVIRHNTIRDSLGGIVLRHGNANRVEGNYLLSGRNGIRIYGDDHRIVNNYIEQVAGSGIVLGSGNVRDHFPGETPASRRGNDAPDRVQLALNTVLDCETAISGESHRTLPPLGCTITDNLLQASTGQLVNMPFQDGISWAGNIHWGTATDGNAPVSGFRRVDPRLAAGADGIRRLTAGSPAINAASQSYRDVDCDLDGDRRTGRVDVGADEFSRRRPGLSPLTPADVGPNAR
- a CDS encoding carbohydrate ABC transporter permease, translated to MSAATETALGLTESKGAVAKAVKFVVYAGLFVVFAGPLLALLVSSFNHVSDPTQLSIVPKSPTLDNFRIAFDHGVLKYLFNSFFVVGFGLLLQVAVSVLAGYALARKIFPGMTLVMVAILATMMLPEEILALPLTLVLADLPLVHLNLMGTLAGMIVPLGAWAFSILVMTEFMKDVPKELEEAARIDGAGEFRIFAQIILPLCKPALGVIGVFGFTMIWDQYLLPLLVATNSDSYTLPLALRTLRIDPVVTPGVVMAASLLALLPSVMVFLFFQRSFARGLTAGALKG
- a CDS encoding alpha-L-fucosidase — its product is MSNAWFRHDRFGMFVHWGLYALPARHEWVKNRERMTDEQYARYFEHFDPDLYDPREWARSARNAGMRYVVLTTKHHDGFCLWDSALTDYKVTNTPYGRDLLQPFVDACRAEGLNVGFYHSLIDWHHPSFPVDGLHPQRDDENYKAQAAGRDLAEYREYLHGQVRELLTGFGQIDYLFFDFSYAGRSHTWGGKGAEEWGAAELLAMVRELQPDILVNDRTGLPGDFVTPEQYQPAGPMAGPDGPIAWEACQTLNGSWGYDRDNFDYKTPDLLIRMLIDGVSKDGNLLLNVGPNGRGRIDPSAEATLAAIGEWMRLHERSIRGCGASAFVAPPDCRYTQAGDRLYLHLLSWPFKHVHLPGLAGRVGYAQLLSDASEIQLVEPDPSRLHENTQPGGQPPGTLTLQLPVRRPEVAVPVIELFLTPSA